A single window of Malus sylvestris chromosome 5, drMalSylv7.2, whole genome shotgun sequence DNA harbors:
- the LOC126621661 gene encoding putative germin-like protein 2-1, with amino-acid sequence MATNISFFGFVLSFYLSVAIASDHSPLQDFCVADPKSQVVVNGLACKDPKTVEDNDFSFGGLHLEGNTSNPIGSSVTPVTVFQLPGLNTLGISLVRIDYAPSGVNPPHTHPRASEVLTLLEGSLEVGFVTSSPENRHITKVLQKGDVFVFPIGLVHYQRNVGSGNAVAIAALSSQNPGVVIIASSVFGSRPSIVNDILVKAFHVDKGIVNYLHSIF; translated from the exons ATTTGTCAGTCGCCATTGCATCGGATCATAGTCCACTTCAAGATTTCTGTGTTGCGGACCCGAAAAGTCAAG TGGTGGTCAATGGTCTAGCTTGCAAGGACCCTAAGACAGTTGAAGACaatgatttttcatttggtGGACTTCATTTAGAAGGCAACACATCTAACCCAATTGGGTCAAGTGTGACACCAGTAACCGTGTTTCAACTACCAGGTCTCAACACTCTTGGCATTTCACTTGTCCGAATCGACTATGCACCATCAGGTGTCAACCCTCCACACACTCATCCTCGCGCCTCCGAAGTTTTAACACTCTTGGAAGGCAGCCTTGAAGTCGGGTTTGTGACATCCAGCCCCGAGAACCGTCACATCACTAAGGTGTTGCAGAAGGGTGATGTGTTTGTTTTTCCAATTGGACTTGTGCACTATCAGAGAAATGTAGGTTCTGGTAATGCTGTGGCTATTGCAGCTCTCAGCAGCCAAAATCCCGGTGTGGTGATAATTGCCAGTTCTGTTTTTGGGTCCAGGCCTAGTATTGTCAATGACATTCTTGTGAAGGCATTCCATGTTGATAAAGGTATTGTCAACTACCTCCATTCGATATTCTAA